TCCCGTCGATCGTCGTCCGGTCAGCACAGATCACAGGCATTCTGGCACCGCTGATCGCGGTATCTGTTGTCATGCAGCAGATCCTTTCGCTTCTCGGGGCGCAAACAGTCATCGCGGGTTTTGTGACCTCGATGGGCGGTTATTACGCGGTCCTTTTCACGGCGATGGCGATTGTGTTTGTGGCAGGCATGATTCTTGAATCATTACCCGTTACAATCATTCTTGCGCCGATCCTGGCCCCAATTGCAGCAGATATCGGCGTTGACCCGATCCAGTTCGCGGTGATCTTCCTTGTCGGCGCGTCCATCGGCTTTATCACACCGCCGTATGGCCTGAACCTATACGTTGCCTCTGGAGTCACGGGCGTGCCCTACTTCAGGCTCTTGCGGTTCTCGACGATGTATCTGGTGTCGCTGTTGCTGGTCTGGTTCTCGGTTGCCTACTTCCCGTCGCTGTCCAACACGCTCTTGCCGGGGGGGTATCTTTTTGAACATATACCCATCTGGATCGATGTGATTGTTTTTTGGAGCTAACTCATGGCGGACGGCACGAAACCTGACGGGAACATTCCGACCAATCTGCGCCTGCTTTTCGTTCTGGAAGAGCTGGCGGAGATCGGCGTGCCAATCACCCCGACCGAGGTAAATGCGAAGTTGGGCCTGCCGAAACCGACGGTCCACCGCCTGTTTCACACGCTTGAACAGGAGGGGTTCCTGCAGCGCGACATCGACGGGAGGTCTTATTCGCCGGGGCGGCGCCTGCGCAAGCTGTCGGTCAATGTCCTGTCCTCCCTACGCGTCAGGACAGTCCGGCTGACGATCCTGAACGAGCTAGCGGAAAAGATCGGTGAGACCTGCAATATCGCAACCCCAGACCGCGATGCGATGGTCTATCTTGATCGTGTCGAAACCAAATGGCCCCTCCGCATCCAGTTGCCTGTCGGGACGTCTGTGCCGTTTCATTGCACGGCAAGTGGCAAGATGTATCTGTCCTCACTCAGCCCGTCCCATTTCGAACGCTTCCTGTCTTCGGCCAAACTGGAACCGAAGACGTCCAAGTCACTAACGGCGCGGGAATCACTGCACGACGAAATCATCAGGATACGCGAGAGCGGGTATTCAACGGACGATGAGGAATTCATGGAAGGCATGGTCGCGGTTGCAGTGCCGATCCGTGACGATATGGGCCGTTTGCTGTCAACTTTGTCTGTCCACGCACCGATCCAGCGCATTACGCTTTCTGAACTGAAAGGGCACCTGCCCCGCCTGAATGTCGCTGCACGCGAACTTTCAGAGCTTCTTCTGCAATAACGTTCGGAGCGCGTTTCGGTCTACCTTTGAATGATGCCGCCGGTCGAGCGGAATGCGATCCACCGTCACGACCTGTTTCACGCCGAAGGCCGTTGCCTTTTCCTTCCAAAC
The sequence above is drawn from the Cognatiyoonia koreensis genome and encodes:
- a CDS encoding IclR family transcriptional regulator gives rise to the protein MADGTKPDGNIPTNLRLLFVLEELAEIGVPITPTEVNAKLGLPKPTVHRLFHTLEQEGFLQRDIDGRSYSPGRRLRKLSVNVLSSLRVRTVRLTILNELAEKIGETCNIATPDRDAMVYLDRVETKWPLRIQLPVGTSVPFHCTASGKMYLSSLSPSHFERFLSSAKLEPKTSKSLTARESLHDEIIRIRESGYSTDDEEFMEGMVAVAVPIRDDMGRLLSTLSVHAPIQRITLSELKGHLPRLNVAARELSELLLQ